CGGGCGGCTTACCCAATAGCCTTGCAGGAAGTTGACGCCGTGCTCGCGCAGCCAGTTCGCCTGTTCCTGCGTTTCCACGCCTTCTGCCACGGTGACCAGATTCATTTTTTTAGCCAGCGATAACACGGCGTCCAGAACCGGAGACGTCACCGTTTCGGTGCCGATGGCATTGATAAAGCCGCGATCGATTTTCAGGTAGTCGAAAGAATAACGCTCAAGATAGATCAGCGCACTGTGTCCGGTGCCGAAATCATCGATCGCAATTTCATAGCCTTCGTGGTGCAGCCATTCGAACAGCTTCATGGCCTGACGCTGGTTGAGCATATCGCGCTCGGTAATTTCAAGCACCAGCTGGAAGTAGTTCGGCGGCAGCATGGCGCTGAGATCCCGCAGATCCTGCTGGAAGCTGTCGGCCAGCAAATGGGCCGGGGCGATGTTGATCCCAAGCTTCGCGCCCGGCGGGAGCATGCTTTGTAATACCGGCGCGTCTTTGGCGATCAACTCAAACAGATGACGGGTCAGCGGCACGATCAGCTGCTGGGCTTCGGCGAAGCTGATGAAGGCATCCGGAGGAATTTCACCCGCAGCGGGATGCTTCCAGCGCATTAACACTTCCACTCCGCGAATTTGCATATCCTGGGCATCAACCACCGGCTGATAGACTACCGAGAACTGGTTGCGCTTAATGGCGGTGGTGATTTCCCTGCCTGGGCGCAAACGGACGGTGAGCACGTAATAGCAGAGCAGGCCGGAAAGCAGGCCGCACATCACGCCCATCAACAGCGAGTACTGCAAATTCTCGACGGCCCACGTATCGCCATAGACGTTCACTGTCAGCGGCAGACCGTTGATTTGCGCGGTGCGGATAGGCGTGCCTTTCAGCTCGCGGACCTGCAACGGATGCGGGCTGAAGGTAGAAATGGCGGTGTTATTGGCGATTATCGAAATGCCACTGAACTGATTTTGGCGTGAGGAGTAGAGGATCCACGGCATCAGGCTGGCATTTATCGAGGTGAAAACGCCACGATTTTCCAGCAGTGGACTGCGCACCCAAAGGGCAAACGCGGGGCGCTGCGGCAGCATCGGCGTGCCGGGAAGGATTTCGATATCCAGCGACTTAGTGAAATCCACCTGCGGAACCAGCTGTTTCATTGGCACGTTCATTTCGCCGGTGGCTGAAGAGCAGGTGGCGTTATTGTTGTTTACCAACAGAAAAGCGCGGACGTTGAGGCTAAAGGCAGCCCTGGATGTCAACTCGGACGCAACGTCGGTACAGCGACTCAGGGTCAGCGGCTGGAGTTTATCTACCGTATTCAGCAGTTCGCCAAAATAGCCGTTCAGGTATTGCTGCAAATCATTAATGATGATATCGAATTGTTCAGCGCGTTTATGATGGAAAATCATGAGCTGCGCACTGCCGGCCAGTAAAGCAACCACCACACCCAGCAACAGACTAGAGAAGAGGATCTTGCGGCCGATTGAGAAGTAGCGCGTGAACATAGCTTTCTTTATCCGTGAAATTTGAAACGGTAATTCAACGCTGTGGGACGCAGGGCTGCGTCTTTCCAGCATAGTCTATTTCGCCATCCTGGCAGGCAGAGACGGAAGAAGAAAAAAAAAGCACTGCTTAGCAGTGCTTTTTTTCTGATTCTCGCTGTCAGCCAAGGGAAAACCGACAGCAAGAAGAACATCAGGAACGACTCAGGACACGTCGCGCTTCGTTATAGCGCTTGTTCCAGTACGGCTCACTCATGTTTGAAATCGTCACACCACTGCTGGTGGATGCATGAACGAACTGGTTATTGCCGATATAAATACCGACATGGCGACCCGTCGACCCGGCGCGGAACAGCACTAAATCACCGGTACGCAGTTGAGTGCGCTTAATTGACTTGCCCATTTCCTGCTGCTCGTAAGTCGAGCGAGGTAAGTCCATACCAAATTGTTCGCGGAAGGTACGCTGGACGAAGGCGGAACAATCAATACCGCGTTTCGTTTCGCCACCCAGACGGTAGCGTACACCTTTCCAGCTGGCGTACTGATCCATCAGGCGAGTCTTAACATCAAGATTACGCACCATGGATTCAAATTCATCCTGAGAG
This DNA window, taken from Scandinavium goeteborgense, encodes the following:
- a CDS encoding cyclic di-GMP phosphodiesterase: MFTRYFSIGRKILFSSLLLGVVVALLAGSAQLMIFHHKRAEQFDIIINDLQQYLNGYFGELLNTVDKLQPLTLSRCTDVASELTSRAAFSLNVRAFLLVNNNNATCSSATGEMNVPMKQLVPQVDFTKSLDIEILPGTPMLPQRPAFALWVRSPLLENRGVFTSINASLMPWILYSSRQNQFSGISIIANNTAISTFSPHPLQVRELKGTPIRTAQINGLPLTVNVYGDTWAVENLQYSLLMGVMCGLLSGLLCYYVLTVRLRPGREITTAIKRNQFSVVYQPVVDAQDMQIRGVEVLMRWKHPAAGEIPPDAFISFAEAQQLIVPLTRHLFELIAKDAPVLQSMLPPGAKLGINIAPAHLLADSFQQDLRDLSAMLPPNYFQLVLEITERDMLNQRQAMKLFEWLHHEGYEIAIDDFGTGHSALIYLERYSFDYLKIDRGFINAIGTETVTSPVLDAVLSLAKKMNLVTVAEGVETQEQANWLREHGVNFLQGYWVSRPLTLEKLLEAHAKPENYFTTA
- the mepS gene encoding bifunctional murein DD-endopeptidase/murein LD-carboxypeptidase — encoded protein: MVKSQPFLRYILRAIPAVAVAVLLSACSTTNTANNMHSETHAVGNEDPSSLQASQDEFESMVRNLDVKTRLMDQYASWKGVRYRLGGETKRGIDCSAFVQRTFREQFGMDLPRSTYEQQEMGKSIKRTQLRTGDLVLFRAGSTGRHVGIYIGNNQFVHASTSSGVTISNMSEPYWNKRYNEARRVLSRS